The Maniola jurtina chromosome 9, ilManJurt1.1, whole genome shotgun sequence genomic sequence TAATTTGGAAAGGTACATCTGGATTTCAGCGTTTTCGCCGTCCCGATGCCTCTGGACTCGTCCGCTGGCGATCGCCGGCACGGACGCTCCGGTCGCGCACACAGCAGTTATTGCTTTCATCGTGATGGTCACTAAACACGAACACTGGTAGGAAACGTACGGATTTCGCGGCGCGTTACGCGTTCTACACGAGTAGCCGGTGAGGAATGAAGAGATGCACGGTGCGACGTCGTATTTATGGGCGCGGGTGGGGCGCGGGGCGGGCCGGGGCGAGCCAATGGGCGCGCGGAGGGGGCGGCGAAGCCTGATTTTCCCATGGCGGCGCACGGCGGCGTCTGCCTGAGGTTGGGCGGCCCTGGCTAAGGCCGTTGCGCTCGTGACACGCACTTTGTCCTGTAATGTTTGTTTTGagcctttattttattttgtttatcttatttaataataatgttttaatattagtCAGGCGAAGTAAGTTCCTCGATCCGAATGCATCTTAGTGGCCTTCAATATGCACATGAATATTCAATTAGAAGTCGCTTTTATAATCTGATGCCTTTGCTCTTTTGGCTCAGGGAGAGAGACCGATGTGGAGGGCTTGTTTAAAACAGTCTGGCCCAGGCTTAAGTAAAAACTGACCAAGAGCGAGTttgactcgcgcactgagggttacgTCTATAGGCGTATTATTTAATCATTTAGCAtgataaatcaagaactataacattatgcataaaaataaataaaaatcagttgaaaatactaatcatagtatttgttcatgaacacattttaatattttttttgtgatgtaaccacaaattcaagatttttcctttacttgtggtaagtacctacttaggtataagaCCTAGGTATATACCTGCCAATGcatgattctagaatctaggtcaacggaaagtaccctacaggttttcttgacagagggacagacggacagacagacagacaaactgacagatagacagcaaagtgaccctataagggttcctttttccttttgaggtacggaaccctaatatacCTATGACCTAAtccatatacttacctaccgtaggtaggtacttacacgtCACAATCAGAAGGGGGTATCCACAATGTTTCGTAAAAGGGGGGAGGAGGGGGGAACATGGGAACAATAGCAGTACGTGACGGCATCCACTTGTCGCGGCGACAGGTTTCGGAGGCTGCGGCAATCCAGCCCAATAACATATTCAGGTAGAATTCAATTGTGGATACCTTTATATTGTAGGTATGAAATTGTGTTTCTGTTAATAAGCATGTGGGTCTAAGTAGAataatcaaatatttaaatgaaaatatttcagTATTAGAAGTCTAACATtctaatgataaaaataattcttatattttattattttatttatatattaaaattacaacaaatcgtaattaaaaaaaaaacatgaattaCCTGCCAAGAAACGAACTAAAACACGGGCTCCTAATCGGAGGGTCCGGGGTTCAATCTCGGGTGCGCAAGTTTAACTATTCGGAATTAtgaatgtttttaaataattaaatgaataGGTACTACCCACTTAAGTATCACAATTTGCTTAAACGGTGAGGGATAATATTGCGAGGAAAGGATTTCCTCTGTGCAGTTCTccataaatttttttaaccgttgagctattgaggctatctTTCTTTAAGTAAGTATCACTAATCACTATTAAGTAACcgtattataaattcgaaagtacgtttgtttgttggtctgtTGATTTaatagtttgttggtttgtctttcaatcacgttgcaacggagcagcggatcaacgtgattttttgcctATACTTAGTTacagacctggaaagtgacataagcatagacttatttatatattacttaagccactttttatcccagaaaatcaaagagttcccaatgtatatttaaaaacctatatccacgcgcataaagtcgcgggcatcagccagtagaTATAATGTAAATCCCTCttcatttgttttaatttgGCACTtcataaaaagttgaaaacgtCCATTCTAATTGAACATTGGAGCATTAGGCCCCAATACGGCCACACAAAGAGGTCCGAGACCGAGTTATTTTAATAACAGTGAGTGTAAAAAAAGAATCAGCAAAAAGTCACCTTGAAGGAGAGGAATTCAGGTAGTAAATTGCTTTATTTGAAAGGGACCTTATTTGATGATATTAAATATAGTTTTTAAGAACTAAGCTTATTGCCACCTTCTACttactcgaaaaaaaaaaaggtaagtaagtataataagttGGTCTCGGTTACTTTTTGGTTtacaattaagtacctaattaaagttAGTAAGTAGTCTCTAATGAATAACGAGTagatatctaggtacctacttaggtccCTAGGTAGGAAGCTAAGGAGTTACCTACTtgataataatcacactaatattataaagccgaaagtttgtatgtgtgtgtgtgtgtgtgtgtgtgtgtgtgtgtgtgtgtgtgtgtgtgtgtgtgtgtgtgtgtgtgtgtgtgtgtgtgtgtgtgtgtgtgtgtgtgtgtgtgtgtgtgtgtgtgtgtgtgtgtgtatgtttgttactccttcacgcaaaaactaccagacggatttggctgaaatttggaatggagatagataatatcctggattagcacataggctactttttatcccggaaaatcaaagcgtttccacgggatttcgaaaaccctaaatccacgcgggcgatgccgcgggcatcggctagtgattattatttattgatcgaAGACTAAGTATaatgcgcgacaggttgagatggcaaccggggtggggacgtcccgcacacccgcacaatccccgcgctaacccgctgcgttTGAGCGCTAGTGACGTGCGGGGTCTCAtatcccggttgccatctcaacctgtcgcgtaggtaggtacttaatctaTCGGTTCGTTGATACTGGTAGGTATGCTTTGTCACTTGTCAGCTAATGCCTTCGCTTAGATTATGTTTATtgatataaagtacctactttgggTATCTGGATTCAAACAGCggtgtaaataaattgatataatttataatcgTAATGACTGTTTCTGTTTAGGTTTTAAACGTGATTAATAATTAGGTGTAATGCAtagtctatacctactaagtatatttatgGACTACTCCTGTTTGTGGTATGATCGACtatgatgaaataaaatacctatgccTATTTACTAACTGTTCTGATGTTTAAATCAATTCATAATGCACGGttaactcaaaattaaatttGTCATTATTGGTTAACACCGGCACATATAGAAATCATCATTGTGATAGAATTAATCTTCAAGCAATCTACAGTCCCAAGTTCTATTGGTCAGGTAAAAATTTACGTAATGACCGTTCCATCTCAAAACGTGTTTTCATGGCTGCCTcagaaattaaaattgttagTGTCTTCACGTACGGGAATCTTCGTCCATACCTGTGgtccatacctacctaatcttgTATTAAAAGCACCTTACAGTGCAATTTGTTACAGAATATTGTCTCCGATGTACAGGTATCGTCCTTTGTCAATCTTGAGACAATAAACATAAGAAGAAAAAACAACAGCGCCGTAAACATCTCAACAGCTTTTAAAAGGACACAGGTGTTTTTATGGCACAGAAAAAATCATAGATCACAAGTTTTGTTCTCGCAGGTGTAAATTGTATATGATGTAGCCTTTGAAGGATTTTGAGTGTGAAATTTGTAAAATTGACGGGACATTGTAATAATATTCGAGACacgtacctatctatttgtGTGTGATTGACAAAGTTTACCTTtaaaatcttattttgaaatctctgactaaatatttaaaaccataaTTTGAacgtagatttttttatatttcctgTACCGACACATTTTCAACGATAGACGATGCTAGCAACTTCGTCCCGGGTGTGATTTTCAaattagattttttagattttcaaaattctcgtggaaactctttaattttcgggataaaaagttctaAGTTCGTCTCCAGAATGCAATCTGGTTCTGTACCTAACCAAAATCAGTTGGTTCAGGCCAAAATCGGTAAAACAGAAGGACTGTAAGAAGgtgacagacagagagacacactcacgtgtaggtatacctaggtaaTATGCATAAGTGCGTATGGTTTTCATTTTACGCCCCTCACTGAGTAATAGAATAATGAAATGGATTAGAATTTGTCTACTGCCTACGATAATTTCCAATTACGTTAAAAGGAAAACAACAATAAGTCCGATGTCGCTTTATCCTTCATTAAATAGCGAGTTTCATTAAGGCCATTGCATTAGACTTGGGGCGGAGTGCTTACATTCACCCCCGTGGGCCCGTGCCGTGGGAGTGCCGCGCGCGTGCCGCTCCCATCGCGTGAACCACCCCGATTGATCGCAACCCGATATTGTTCCATTCATTTCCTAAATGCACTCAAGTCTAAAGACAATCGATTCAGAGTTCAGactgattaggtaggtatgttaaaatatttgcacgaTTTCGAACGTCAGCGTTAACCTACTTGATTTATTTGTTGCTTAGAAAATGGAGCGTTGGCACACTACACTAGGCAGCCTAGGTAGGCGAAAGGCTAGGTAGGCTaggttaagtaggtaggtacttaagtacctaagtgGACAGACTCCACGGTAAGTATCACtatcaaacaagtcgcaggaagccgctggatccaggcggtgcaagaccgtggtaAGTATGTGCAAATCCCCACAGACCTGAGCCCATGTGTCCAACAGTTAACGTCTACCGATTGATGACGTCAACTAAGTGTATAGTTGCTGTATATTCGATTTTTGGTTcataataggtagatacctatctaaATCGTTTCCACGGTTCACAGAAAAAAATCTTTGGAGACAATGGTCTGAAAATGACGCAAAagcctaaataataaaatcatcaaTCTCAATGAAGGCGCCTTTGCATGTTGCCTATTTTAGGGATATCGTTTTATATCTCTCATTTTGATGTGCAGTAAAGaattttcattaattcattaCCAGAGCCGGATAGATGGATTTTCATAAAATGCGGGGTAACTCGAATGAATAATGCACTAGTTCGAAGCCGTAAAAGACCACCGGCTATATTGGCTAGCCGATATTACTCCATGCGCGCGTATTGACAGGACAAACATTTGGAACCGCGTTCCCTCCGGTCCCACGGGAGGGCGCGAGAAATCCCTTAATTCGTAACCTGCAGGTGCGGGCTCATTACGCGCTTTTCCGCCACGTGCCGGCGCGCGGCGCGTGCAAGCCCTATCTACTTTATTTCTGCGGATCGAATACGCTGCACGCACTTGAACAATCGCTTTGATCGATATAGATCAATAGATAGGAGCGTGCAATCTACCCGTGACAACGCTCATTCCTAATACATACCTAATGTTATTTGCTCTGAGTGTTGTAATGACATTAGATATTTGCTTaatgaatttaataattatatttgcaTTTTTAGTAATGTGCCTGTAAAGTGTAAACGAACAGCATGCCCGCTAACTTGTGTAGAACACTGATACTTCAATCTTATAGCcctaatttatgtatttttaaaatagctgtgactcacagacagacggactgacggacagattCACTGGGCGAGCTTATAGGGAATCCTTGTTTGactacggaacccaaaaaaatattCACAGCTATGAACCACACCCTTGGTTTCTGCTATTTTCATActacatactaatatttgtGAAGTCTATTTTAGGAATTTCAAAGGTCAAGAAATCGTTCCGTTGGGAACGGGCATGTTCTCGTGAGAATAAAGAGCGATGCGGCGTGGGAAGCGGCCCGGGTCACAGGTCGCCGGGATAATTGCGGCGAAGCGATCTCTGCTCACGCGCACCTCACCGCCCGTCCTGGGAGATTCGTTATTAACCATAAATTATATTGTTCTTATGAATACAGGGCATTGATTCATACATCATACATCACCATCAACCAATAGCCGGCCCACTTTGAGCACAGGTCTCAAAATTTgtttggccataatccaccacgctggccaagtgtggattagtAGACTTTATACACCTTGAGAAAATCATGGTGAACTCTCGTGTATGTATATTTCCCTTCACAGTTAAATCAAGTAGTATTTAACTCAGTTGAGCTAGAGGTGCGTGCCGGgatctaacccccgacccccaaATACTTTGGCCAACATCTTAACCACAGGCTAACATGGCTCTCTTCTGCTTTTGTACTATATCTACACGCCAtgatcttatttatttctttgttcTTATATCTTCATTACTGGGAACCACTGCATTACTATTCCAAAAAATCCCCTACCATAATGTGATTATTAGAAAGGGGTAAGGGGTCCGAGTCACAGCAAGGAATACAACGCAGAGAAAAAGAGGGACATATTCATCTTCAAAAGATATGACGTTACGCCGAAATGTGATATTTAAATGGgctgaaatttttatttcacgattAGAATTTCTTGCTTCaaaggataggtacctactcacgtATATTGAAAGTCCATCATTCAAGTTACATCTATGAAAATTCGTACCTactcggttaaaaatgaagaaatacgtgtttcagGTTGTTTGGAAAGACCCCTAAGTAGTACTATAAAATGCTCAGTCAACTTCACGAAATATTGTTCATTCCAAGAAGAATACTTATTGAAAATCTTCATTAATGTGTTAAAAAtgattaagtaataaaaaatacattcgATTATTATGTTCAACAAATCTCACAAAATGTGATTAATGGTTTTAATAATTTGATATCACCGTTTGATAGCCCTGACTAGGATTAATAACATGCTTACAATGTAGGCGGGGGGGTTTAATTTGCAAAAAGCGTAAAAGGCATTTAATAATGCAGACGTCCGCTCGCGTGCGCGTGCAGTGAACAAATACCTAGCTATCGCGTAATGAAGCCACGGGGGGCGGGGGAGGGGAGACCACGTGGCGGTCACGCGACCGCGTTAAAATTTTTCTTTATGGTATCTAATGCGGGTGAGGGTGAGTTTCAGAAGCTATTACATTAAGCATTTTATCAATCTTACTGATTGGTCGTGAAACATTAATACTTACTAGATTTTGTTTTAACCGAACATAAGATAATcgaaaatattacttattggTTGGACActaatctctaaattaaaatgattgGTCCAAGAGTAGTACCTATTATAGTACCTAACATTGAATACTAAATATTGTgcagtatagtatagtatagtattcTTCTCATTGTGAAAAGATTAGCACTAAGTAATCACACAGCAAAGAATACCAACTCATGTGCTAATAGCACACTGTCAAATAAGCGTCTGCCTAACTCGTATTTTTTAACCCGTCAACTGAAAAGGCAATCACAATCATCATAAGGCAATCAAATCATCATTATGCCTCTATTTTCATGCCCGGGAATTTTGGgaaggaaaaatatgaaaattatatcGATCAAGCGAGTGCTAATTTATgtgacaataaataaaaaatacctatatggctattttgttttattttggcactattctatactaataaataaaattgaagtgtctctAGTTATAAGTAAAATACTAAGTAAAGTATGGTTTTTAATAAGCACATATATTCTTTGCTCATGGTTTACGAAAACATTTTGCACAAGCCTTTCAACAGATTCTATTGTACAAATGTTACTCTCatagatttattataaaaaaaactttgctaTTTTCCCACAATCGTTACAATAATGAACGTTGGGATCAACGTGGATTGAATCATTACTATGGGGTACGTAGCCCTGACATAAACTAACCATTTTACGATGGCCTTCGATTATTCATAcagcatattttattcattgcg encodes the following:
- the LOC123868485 gene encoding LOW QUALITY PROTEIN: uncharacterized protein LOC123868485 (The sequence of the model RefSeq protein was modified relative to this genomic sequence to represent the inferred CDS: deleted 1 base in 1 codon), which codes for MLLGWIAAASETCRRDKWMPSRQSACHERNGLSQGRPTSGRRRRAPPWENQASPPPPRAHWSPRPAPRPTRAHKYDVAPCISSFLTGYSCRTRNAPRNPYVSYQCSCLVTITMKAITAVCATGASVPAIASGRVQRHRDGENAEIQMYLSKLQDLVPFMPKNRRISKLEVIQHVIDYICDLQSALENHPAVGQFEAEAALAPACASPPRPRRRPLGPRPAPNTILPADKAVPSSHHSSHTTPEKQDQPDRPMSC